Proteins encoded by one window of Sediminicoccus rosea:
- the rfbA gene encoding glucose-1-phosphate thymidylyltransferase RfbA produces MKGIILAGGSGTRLHPMTLAASKQLLPVYDKPMVYYPLGTLMLAGIRDILVISTPQDLPAFQRLLGDGSAFGITLSYAEQPSPDGLAQAFLIGERFIDGQPCALALGDNIIYGEGLSVRLGAARGRAEAGGATVFGYRVSDPERYGVAEFDSAGRVISIEEKPQQPKSDWAVIGVYFYDKRVVEMAKRVKPSARGELEITDLNLLYMQAGDLSCEQLGRGCAWLDAGTPASLLQAATFVQTVQERQGLVVGCPEEIGFRRGFLTAEELRARGKSLGKTAYGQYLVQLADGAYA; encoded by the coding sequence ATGAAGGGCATCATCCTGGCCGGCGGGTCCGGCACGCGGCTGCACCCGATGACGCTGGCGGCGTCCAAGCAATTGCTGCCGGTCTATGACAAGCCGATGGTCTATTACCCGCTCGGCACGCTCATGCTGGCCGGGATCCGGGACATCCTGGTCATCTCGACCCCGCAGGACCTGCCGGCCTTCCAGCGCCTGCTGGGCGACGGCTCGGCCTTCGGCATCACCCTCTCCTACGCCGAGCAGCCCTCGCCCGACGGCCTCGCCCAAGCCTTCCTGATCGGCGAGCGCTTCATCGACGGCCAGCCCTGCGCGCTCGCGCTGGGGGACAACATCATCTACGGCGAGGGCCTCTCGGTCCGGCTTGGCGCGGCGCGGGGCCGGGCGGAGGCGGGCGGCGCCACCGTCTTCGGCTATCGCGTGTCGGACCCCGAGCGCTACGGCGTGGCCGAGTTCGACAGCGCGGGCCGGGTGATCTCCATCGAGGAGAAGCCGCAGCAGCCCAAATCCGACTGGGCGGTGATCGGCGTCTATTTCTACGACAAGCGCGTCGTCGAGATGGCCAAGCGCGTGAAACCCTCGGCGCGCGGCGAACTCGAGATCACCGACCTCAACCTGCTCTACATGCAGGCGGGCGACCTCTCCTGCGAGCAGCTGGGCCGGGGCTGCGCCTGGCTCGATGCCGGCACGCCGGCCAGCCTGCTGCAGGCGGCGACCTTCGTGCAGACGGTGCAGGAGCGGCAGGGCCTCGTGGTCGGCTGCCCGGAGGAGATCGGCTTCCGCCGCGGCTTCCTCACGGCCGAGGAATTGCGCGCCCGCGGCAAGTCGCTCGGCAAGACCGCCTATGGCCAGTACCTGGTGCAACTTGCCGACGGGGCCTACGCATGA
- the rfbB gene encoding dTDP-glucose 4,6-dehydratase: MLFLITGGYGFIGSAVVRRLLTTTGATVVNVDKMTYAASPASLGMHAGEARHIHVQADICDVEAMRAVFATHKPTAVMHLAAESHVDRSIDGPAEFIRTNVVGTQVLLEAAREYWNTLDGAAKAEFRFHHVSTDEVFGSLYPGDPPFTPETPYDPRSPYSASKAASDHLVRAWNHTYGFPSFVSNTTNNYGPWQFPEKLIPLVTLNALEGKPLPVYGEGANIRDWLHVEDHAEALVLALMKGQPGATYCIGPRQERTNLEVVKAICATLDRLRPDPAGPRERLITFVRDRPGHDFRYAMDPSGAEAALGWKPRYDFETGLEQTIRWYLDHEAWWRPIREKAYAGQRLGGVKS, from the coding sequence TTGCTCTTCCTCATCACCGGCGGATACGGCTTCATCGGTTCGGCCGTGGTCCGGCGCCTTCTGACGACGACGGGCGCCACCGTCGTCAACGTGGACAAGATGACCTACGCCGCAAGCCCGGCCTCGCTCGGCATGCATGCGGGTGAGGCGCGGCACATCCATGTCCAGGCCGATATCTGCGACGTGGAGGCGATGCGCGCCGTCTTCGCCACGCACAAGCCCACGGCCGTGATGCACCTGGCTGCCGAGAGCCATGTGGACCGGTCGATCGATGGCCCGGCCGAGTTCATCCGCACCAATGTGGTGGGCACGCAGGTGCTGCTTGAGGCGGCCCGCGAATACTGGAACACGCTGGACGGCGCCGCCAAGGCCGAGTTCCGCTTCCACCACGTCTCGACCGATGAGGTCTTCGGCTCGCTCTATCCCGGTGATCCGCCCTTCACGCCCGAGACGCCCTATGATCCGCGCAGCCCCTATTCGGCGAGCAAGGCGGCGTCGGACCACCTCGTGCGCGCGTGGAACCACACCTACGGCTTCCCCTCCTTCGTCTCGAACACCACGAACAATTATGGCCCGTGGCAGTTCCCGGAGAAGCTGATCCCGCTGGTCACGCTGAACGCGCTGGAGGGCAAGCCGCTGCCCGTCTATGGCGAGGGCGCCAATATCCGCGACTGGCTGCATGTCGAGGACCACGCCGAGGCGCTGGTGCTGGCGCTGATGAAGGGCCAGCCGGGCGCCACCTACTGCATCGGTCCCCGGCAGGAGCGGACGAATCTTGAGGTGGTGAAGGCGATCTGCGCCACGCTCGACCGCCTCCGCCCCGACCCGGCCGGGCCGCGCGAGCGGCTGATCACCTTCGTGCGCGACCGTCCCGGCCATGATTTCCGCTACGCGATGGACCCCTCGGGCGCAGAGGCCGCGCTGGGCTGGAAGCCGCGCTACGATTTCGAGACCGGCCTCGAGCAGACCATCCGCTGGTACCTGGACCACGAGGCCTGGTGGCGGCCGATCCGCGAGAAGGCCTATGCCGGCCAGCGCCTGGGTGGCGTGAAGTCGTGA
- a CDS encoding RidA family protein, translating to MSRIRRVTSPAVPEPPPGLWSNCRVVDGIAYLSGFTARDQALRAPEGADMEAQARIIFGKMQALLEAAGGCMADMVKLTIFVTDIAQREAVWKARREFFTGDFPACSLVEVSALAEPSILVEIEGVAHLGASRG from the coding sequence ATGTCCCGAATCCGCCGCGTCACCAGCCCCGCCGTCCCCGAGCCGCCGCCGGGCCTCTGGTCCAATTGCCGCGTGGTGGACGGCATTGCCTATCTTTCCGGCTTCACCGCGCGTGACCAGGCGCTGCGCGCCCCCGAGGGCGCCGATATGGAGGCCCAGGCGCGCATCATCTTCGGCAAGATGCAGGCGCTGCTGGAGGCCGCCGGTGGATGCATGGCCGATATGGTGAAATTGACGATCTTCGTGACCGACATCGCCCAGCGCGAGGCGGTCTGGAAGGCCCGGCGCGAATTCTTCACCGGCGATTTCCCCGCCTGCTCCCTGGTCGAGGTCTCGGCGCTGGCCGAGCCCAGCATCCTCGTCGAGATCGAGGGCGTGGCGCATCTGGGCGCCAGCCGCGGCTGA
- a CDS encoding NAD(P)H-dependent flavin oxidoreductase, translating to MDATAVIPQAAFDEVDRLMARGAAFFGSRYALLGGAMSWVSERNLVAALSNAGAFGVIACGAMEPHHLDAEIAGTKALTDKPFGVNLITMHPRLEQLVDTCLGHGVSHIVFAGGIPPGSAIKRAKEGGAKIICFAPALALAKKLIRSGADALVIEGSEAGGHIGPVSLNVLAQEILPHITEVPVFVAGGIGRGEAILSYLEMGAAGAQLGTRFVCATECIAHPNFKRAFIRGNARDALPTVQLDERFPVIPVRALQNEGTKRFMEHQAAVLKRFQAGELGKEEAQLDIEHFWAGALRRAVVDGDVEQGSLMAGQSVGMVSREQPAAEIVAELMGQAAAALAARRGLA from the coding sequence ATGGATGCGACGGCGGTGATCCCCCAAGCGGCCTTTGACGAGGTAGACCGCCTGATGGCGCGCGGCGCCGCCTTCTTCGGCTCGCGCTATGCGCTGCTGGGCGGCGCCATGTCCTGGGTGAGCGAGCGCAACCTGGTGGCGGCCCTCTCCAATGCCGGCGCCTTCGGCGTCATCGCCTGCGGCGCCATGGAGCCGCACCACCTGGATGCCGAGATCGCCGGCACCAAGGCGCTGACCGACAAGCCCTTCGGCGTGAACCTGATCACCATGCATCCGCGCCTGGAGCAGCTGGTGGACACATGCCTCGGGCACGGCGTCTCGCACATCGTCTTCGCGGGCGGCATCCCGCCCGGCTCGGCGATCAAGCGCGCGAAGGAGGGCGGGGCGAAGATCATCTGCTTCGCGCCCGCGCTGGCGCTCGCCAAGAAGCTGATCCGCTCCGGCGCCGATGCCCTGGTCATCGAGGGCAGCGAGGCGGGCGGGCATATCGGCCCGGTGTCGCTGAACGTGCTGGCGCAGGAGATCCTGCCCCACATCACCGAGGTGCCGGTCTTCGTCGCCGGCGGCATCGGGCGCGGCGAGGCGATCCTGTCCTACCTGGAAATGGGGGCCGCCGGCGCCCAGCTCGGCACGCGCTTCGTCTGCGCCACCGAATGCATCGCCCACCCGAACTTCAAGCGCGCCTTCATCCGCGGCAATGCGCGCGACGCCCTGCCCACCGTCCAGCTGGATGAGCGCTTCCCGGTCATCCCCGTGCGCGCCCTGCAGAACGAGGGCACCAAGCGCTTCATGGAGCACCAGGCGGCCGTGCTGAAGCGGTTTCAGGCGGGCGAGCTGGGCAAGGAGGAGGCGCAGCTCGACATCGAGCATTTCTGGGCGGGCGCCCTGCGCCGGGCCGTGGTGGATGGCGATGTGGAGCAGGGCTCGCTGATGGCCGGCCAGTCGGTCGGCATGGTCTCGCGCGAGCAGCCGGCCGCCGAAATCGTGGCGGAGCTGATGGGCCAGGCCGCGGCCGCGTTGGCCGCCCGCCGCGGCCTCGCATGA
- the rpmA gene encoding 50S ribosomal protein L27 — MAHKKAGGSSRNGRDSPGQRLGVKKFGGEHVLAGNILVKQRGTKMKPGTNVGVGRDHTLFALVEGHVKFARKAEDRVHVSVEPIKLAAE, encoded by the coding sequence ATGGCACACAAAAAGGCAGGCGGCTCCTCGCGCAACGGGCGTGACAGCCCCGGTCAGCGGCTTGGCGTGAAGAAATTCGGCGGCGAGCACGTGCTGGCCGGCAACATTCTCGTCAAGCAGCGCGGCACCAAGATGAAGCCGGGCACCAATGTCGGCGTCGGCCGTGACCACACGCTCTTCGCGCTGGTCGAGGGCCATGTGAAGTTCGCCCGCAAGGCCGAGGACCGCGTCCATGTCTCGGTCGAGCCGATCAAGCTCGCGGCTGAATAA
- a CDS encoding fumarylacetoacetate hydrolase family protein: protein MVKHWVRFRTAAGAEGFGTLGGESITPHTGEMFGANAPEGAPLPLAGVTLLAPTRPLRFVGLWNNYHELAAKQGNAIPETPLWFLKSPGSVIGPGAAIRPPAGYAGKTLYEGELGLVIGRRVHGADEAEAEAAIFGLTCVNDVTALDILTADPSFPQWARAKSPDSFGPIGPCIAEGLDWRELRVQVALNGRVRQDYACADMILPPARIVSLLSREMTLEPGDVIACGTSVGALPMRPGMEVAVTIPGIGTLTNPFAPE, encoded by the coding sequence ATGGTCAAGCACTGGGTCCGCTTCCGCACCGCCGCAGGTGCCGAGGGCTTCGGCACGCTGGGGGGCGAGAGCATCACGCCGCACACGGGCGAGATGTTCGGCGCGAATGCCCCCGAGGGCGCCCCCCTGCCGCTGGCCGGCGTCACCCTGCTGGCGCCCACGCGGCCGCTGCGTTTCGTCGGGCTGTGGAACAACTACCACGAGCTGGCGGCCAAGCAGGGAAACGCCATCCCGGAGACGCCGCTCTGGTTCCTGAAGTCGCCCGGCAGCGTGATCGGCCCGGGCGCGGCGATCCGCCCGCCCGCGGGCTATGCGGGCAAGACGCTCTATGAGGGCGAACTCGGCCTCGTCATCGGCCGCCGCGTCCATGGCGCCGACGAGGCGGAGGCCGAGGCCGCCATCTTCGGCCTGACCTGCGTGAACGACGTGACGGCGCTCGACATCCTGACCGCCGACCCCTCCTTCCCCCAATGGGCACGCGCCAAGTCGCCCGACAGCTTCGGCCCGATCGGCCCCTGCATCGCCGAGGGCCTGGATTGGCGGGAGCTGCGCGTGCAGGTCGCGCTGAACGGCCGCGTCCGGCAGGACTACGCCTGCGCGGACATGATCCTGCCGCCCGCCCGCATCGTCTCGCTGCTGTCGCGGGAGATGACGCTGGAGCCGGGCGATGTGATCGCCTGCGGCACCTCGGTGGGCGCGCTGCCCATGCGGCCGGGCATGGAGGTGGCGGTCACCATCCCGGGAATCGGGACGCTGACCAATCCCTTCGCCCCTGAGTGA
- the rplU gene encoding 50S ribosomal protein L21 codes for MSFAVIRTGGKQYRVTPNAVVIVERLEAEPGATITFHEVLAVSNDAGLQLGAPTVPGATVTATVVDQNRGDKVLILKKRRRKNSRRKRGHRQEQTVLRIATIAA; via the coding sequence ATGAGCTTCGCAGTGATCCGCACTGGCGGAAAACAATACCGGGTGACGCCGAACGCCGTCGTCATCGTCGAGCGCCTGGAGGCTGAGCCGGGCGCCACCATCACCTTCCACGAGGTGCTGGCCGTGAGCAACGATGCCGGCCTGCAGCTCGGCGCGCCGACTGTGCCGGGTGCGACGGTCACCGCCACGGTGGTCGACCAGAATCGCGGCGACAAGGTGCTGATCCTGAAGAAGCGCCGCCGCAAGAACAGCCGGCGCAAGCGCGGCCACCGCCAGGAACAGACGGTCCTGCGCATCGCCACCATCGCGGCGTAA
- the ubiG gene encoding bifunctional 2-polyprenyl-6-hydroxyphenol methylase/3-demethylubiquinol 3-O-methyltransferase UbiG → MPEGNRSGSADLNEVAKFDALAQDWWKPTGPMAPLHAMNPARMGWIAGQLGPLEGLRILDAGCGAGLASEWLARRGAIVTGLDAAGAALEAARAHAASQGVRVDYREGTPEDVEAGGFDAVISLEVIEHVPPAERAGFCAALARLTRPGGQVFLSTLNRTRRSYLFAILGAEQILRWLPRGTHDWKQFVTPEELGALLRGAGLAVTDVAGMVPSLSTGFRIARDTGVNYLMAARKV, encoded by the coding sequence ATGCCAGAGGGAAACAGGTCTGGCAGCGCAGACCTCAACGAAGTGGCGAAGTTCGACGCCCTGGCCCAGGACTGGTGGAAACCGACCGGCCCCATGGCCCCGCTGCACGCCATGAACCCGGCCCGGATGGGCTGGATCGCGGGCCAGCTCGGGCCGCTGGAAGGTTTGCGCATCCTGGATGCGGGGTGCGGGGCGGGCCTCGCGTCGGAATGGCTCGCCCGGCGGGGCGCCATCGTCACCGGCCTGGACGCGGCCGGCGCGGCGCTGGAGGCGGCGCGCGCCCATGCCGCGTCGCAAGGTGTCCGCGTGGACTACCGCGAGGGCACGCCCGAGGATGTCGAGGCCGGCGGTTTCGATGCCGTCATCTCGCTCGAAGTCATCGAGCATGTCCCGCCGGCTGAGCGTGCCGGGTTTTGCGCCGCCCTCGCGCGCCTCACACGGCCGGGCGGGCAGGTCTTCCTCTCCACGCTGAACCGCACGCGCCGCTCCTACCTTTTTGCCATCCTGGGCGCCGAGCAGATCCTCCGCTGGCTGCCGCGCGGCACGCATGACTGGAAGCAATTCGTGACGCCGGAGGAACTCGGCGCACTGCTGCGCGGCGCGGGCCTCGCCGTCACCGACGTGGCCGGCATGGTGCCGAGCCTCAGCACCGGCTTCCGCATCGCCCGCGACACGGGCGTGAACTACCTGATGGCGGCACGAAAGGTCTGA
- a CDS encoding ABC transporter ATP-binding protein, which yields MARIEAEGLAIEYPLYHHNARSLKRRLMGATPRRLKEDPSHRVVVAALRDLTFTIERGERVALVGPNGAGKSTLLRTVAGIYEPVAGRLRVEGEIGSLIDPGAGMEALATGRENIVLRGLYRGMSEAEAEAMAEEVVAFADLGEFIDVQIRGYSAGMQVRLAFALATAMMPEILLMDEWFLAGDAEFMARAEERLKQLVTGADILMLATHDMAVVRRWCTRAIRIEGGVIIQDGTVDEVLGPA from the coding sequence ATGGCACGCATCGAGGCCGAGGGCCTGGCGATCGAGTATCCGCTCTACCACCACAATGCCCGCTCGCTGAAGCGGCGCCTGATGGGCGCCACGCCGCGCCGCCTGAAGGAGGACCCGTCCCACCGCGTCGTCGTCGCCGCCCTGCGCGACCTCACCTTCACCATCGAGCGGGGCGAGCGCGTGGCGCTGGTCGGCCCCAATGGCGCGGGCAAGTCCACGCTGCTGCGGACCGTCGCCGGCATCTATGAGCCGGTCGCGGGCCGGCTGCGCGTGGAGGGCGAGATCGGCTCGCTCATCGACCCCGGCGCTGGGATGGAGGCGCTGGCCACGGGGCGCGAGAACATCGTGCTGCGCGGCCTCTACCGCGGCATGTCCGAGGCCGAGGCCGAGGCGATGGCCGAGGAGGTCGTCGCCTTCGCCGATCTCGGTGAATTCATCGACGTGCAGATCCGCGGGTACTCCGCCGGCATGCAGGTGCGCCTCGCTTTCGCGCTGGCCACTGCCATGATGCCTGAGATCCTGCTCATGGACGAATGGTTCCTGGCCGGTGATGCCGAATTCATGGCCCGCGCCGAGGAGCGGCTGAAGCAGCTGGTCACGGGCGCCGATATCCTGATGCTCGCCACGCATGACATGGCCGTGGTCCGCCGCTGGTGCACGCGCGCCATCCGCATCGAGGGCGGCGTCATCATCCAGGACGGCACGGTGGACGAGGTGCTGGGCCCGGCCTGA
- the obgE gene encoding GTPase ObgE — MKFLDEAKVFIKSGDGGNGVIAFRRERFIEYGGPDGGNGGRGGNVYAEAVEGLNTLIDYRYAQHFKARKGGNGAGSDRTGAAAPDVTLKVPVGTQILDEDRETVIADLDVVGKRVLLAKGGDGGFGNANYKTSTNRAPRRADPGWPGEEKWVWLRLKLIADAGLVGLPNAGKSTFLAAASAARPKIADYPFTTLHPQLGVVRLNATEEFVLADIPGLIEGASEGAGLGTRFLGHVERCRVLLHLIDGSQADPAGAWRMIRNELEEYGGGLAEKPEIVVLNKLDAMTPQARTSRVKALERATGRPVMLAAGATGEGVPEVLRAVMDVVRAK; from the coding sequence ATGAAATTCCTCGACGAAGCCAAGGTGTTCATCAAGTCGGGCGACGGCGGCAACGGCGTCATCGCCTTCCGGCGTGAGCGCTTCATCGAATATGGCGGCCCCGATGGGGGCAATGGCGGCCGCGGCGGCAATGTCTATGCCGAGGCGGTGGAGGGGCTGAACACCCTGATCGACTACCGCTACGCCCAGCACTTCAAGGCCCGCAAGGGCGGCAATGGCGCGGGCAGTGACCGCACCGGGGCGGCGGCGCCCGATGTGACGCTGAAGGTGCCGGTCGGCACGCAGATCCTGGACGAGGACCGCGAGACGGTGATCGCCGACCTCGACGTGGTGGGCAAGCGCGTGCTGCTGGCCAAGGGCGGCGATGGCGGCTTCGGCAACGCGAACTACAAGACCAGCACCAACCGCGCGCCGCGCCGGGCCGATCCGGGATGGCCGGGCGAGGAGAAATGGGTCTGGCTCCGGCTCAAGCTCATCGCCGATGCCGGGCTGGTGGGGCTGCCCAATGCCGGGAAATCCACCTTCCTCGCCGCGGCGAGTGCGGCGCGGCCCAAGATCGCGGATTACCCCTTCACCACGCTGCACCCGCAGCTCGGCGTCGTGCGGTTGAACGCGACCGAGGAATTCGTCCTGGCCGACATCCCCGGCCTGATCGAGGGTGCCAGCGAGGGCGCGGGACTCGGCACGCGCTTCCTGGGCCATGTGGAGCGCTGCCGGGTGCTGCTGCACCTGATTGACGGCAGCCAGGCCGACCCGGCCGGCGCCTGGCGGATGATCCGCAACGAGCTGGAGGAATATGGCGGCGGCCTCGCGGAGAAGCCCGAGATCGTCGTGCTCAACAAGCTCGATGCGATGACGCCGCAGGCCCGCACCTCGCGCGTGAAGGCGCTGGAGCGCGCGACGGGCCGGCCGGTGATGCTGGCCGCGGGCGCCACCGGCGAGGGCGTGCCCGAGGTGCTGCGCGCCGTGATGGATGTGGTGCGGGCGAAGTAG
- a CDS encoding ABC transporter permease, whose product MARPSPRCFEHDAARPERGARARADLLEGFQRWRLAWVLARTDITHRYRGSVLGPLWVTISTAVMLISLGFLYAKLFQIEVGVYLPWLAVSLIIWAMIGQAVTEACATITSAEGVVRQMPLPYSVHALRTVFRNAVVAAHNLPLIVVVFLIFGVQPGWGALWAIAGLMLLAINVFWGSLLLGLLCARFRDIPPIVASVMQIAFFLTPVIWKPELIEGAQVYLPLNPFFAVMETMRGPIMGTGASATVWIAAILYTGIVWAVAQTFFTRFRNRVAFWV is encoded by the coding sequence ATGGCCCGCCCTTCGCCCCGATGCTTCGAACATGACGCCGCCCGCCCGGAGCGCGGCGCCCGCGCCCGCGCCGACCTGCTGGAGGGCTTCCAGCGCTGGCGCCTCGCCTGGGTGCTGGCCCGCACGGACATCACCCACCGCTACCGCGGCTCGGTCCTGGGGCCGCTTTGGGTCACCATCTCCACCGCGGTGATGCTGATCTCGCTCGGCTTCCTCTACGCCAAGCTCTTCCAGATCGAGGTGGGGGTCTATCTGCCCTGGCTCGCCGTCAGTCTCATCATCTGGGCCATGATCGGCCAGGCGGTGACCGAGGCCTGCGCCACCATCACCTCGGCGGAAGGCGTGGTCCGCCAGATGCCCTTGCCCTATTCGGTGCACGCGCTGCGGACCGTGTTCCGCAACGCCGTGGTGGCCGCGCACAACTTGCCGCTCATCGTCGTCGTCTTCCTGATCTTCGGCGTGCAGCCGGGCTGGGGGGCGCTCTGGGCGATCGCGGGCCTGATGCTCCTCGCCATCAACGTCTTCTGGGGCTCGCTCCTGCTCGGCCTGCTCTGCGCGCGCTTCCGTGACATCCCGCCCATCGTCGCCTCGGTCATGCAGATCGCCTTCTTCCTCACCCCCGTGATCTGGAAGCCCGAGCTGATCGAGGGGGCGCAGGTCTACCTGCCGCTTAATCCCTTCTTCGCCGTGATGGAGACCATGCGCGGGCCGATCATGGGCACCGGCGCCTCCGCCACCGTCTGGATCGCCGCGATCCTCTATACCGGCATCGTCTGGGCCGTGGCCCAGACCTTCTTCACGCGGTTCCGCAACCGCGTCGCTTTCTGGGTCTGA
- a CDS encoding aspartate kinase — MSRIVMKFGGTSVADLDRIRNVAARVKREVDAGHQVAVVVSAMSGATNQLVKWCQDLSPLHDAREYDTVVATGEQVTIGLTAIALQAIGVEARSWQGWQVPIITDNAHGKARVDRIEGDELIRRMEQGQVPVVAGFQGLEPTRNRVTTLGRGGSDLSAVALAAALKADRCDIYTDVDGIYTTDPRIVPRAKKLERISYEEMLELASVGAKVLQTRSVELAMKARVRVQVLSSFEDKPGSLVVDEDEIMEKPIVSGIAYSRDEAKVTLRRVPDRPGVAARVFGPLSAANVNVDMIVQNIGADGGTDMTFTVGRSDLPRCTDILEKAKAELGFEALIADPDVAKISVVGIGMRTHAGVASTMFKTLADKGINIQVISTSEIKVSVLVAADYTELAVRALHTAYGLDAA, encoded by the coding sequence ATGTCACGTATCGTCATGAAGTTCGGCGGCACTTCCGTCGCCGATCTCGACCGTATCCGGAACGTCGCCGCCCGCGTGAAGCGCGAGGTGGATGCCGGCCATCAGGTGGCCGTCGTCGTCTCCGCCATGTCGGGCGCCACGAACCAGCTGGTCAAATGGTGCCAGGACCTCTCGCCGCTGCATGACGCCCGCGAATACGACACCGTGGTCGCGACCGGCGAGCAGGTGACGATCGGCCTCACCGCCATCGCGCTCCAGGCCATCGGCGTGGAGGCGCGCTCCTGGCAGGGCTGGCAGGTGCCGATCATCACCGACAACGCGCATGGCAAGGCCCGCGTGGACCGGATCGAGGGCGACGAGCTGATCCGCCGGATGGAGCAGGGCCAGGTCCCCGTCGTCGCCGGCTTCCAGGGGCTGGAGCCCACGCGCAACCGCGTGACGACGCTCGGCCGCGGCGGCTCCGACCTCTCGGCGGTCGCACTGGCCGCGGCCCTGAAGGCCGACCGCTGCGACATCTACACGGATGTGGACGGCATCTACACGACCGACCCGCGGATCGTCCCGCGCGCGAAAAAGCTTGAGCGCATCTCCTATGAGGAGATGCTGGAACTGGCGTCTGTGGGCGCCAAGGTGTTGCAGACCCGCTCCGTCGAACTCGCCATGAAGGCGCGGGTTCGCGTGCAGGTGCTTTCCAGTTTTGAAGACAAGCCAGGCTCCCTGGTCGTGGATGAGGACGAGATCATGGAGAAGCCGATCGTTTCCGGCATTGCCTATTCGCGCGATGAGGCGAAGGTCACGCTGCGCCGCGTGCCCGACCGCCCGGGCGTTGCCGCCCGCGTGTTCGGCCCGCTTTCGGCCGCCAATGTGAATGTGGACATGATCGTCCAGAACATCGGCGCCGATGGCGGCACGGACATGACCTTCACGGTCGGCCGCTCAGACCTGCCGCGCTGCACCGACATCCTGGAGAAGGCCAAGGCCGAACTGGGCTTCGAGGCGCTGATCGCCGACCCCGACGTGGCGAAGATCAGCGTCGTCGGCATCGGCATGCGCACCCATGCGGGCGTGGCGTCGACCATGTTCAAGACGCTGGCCGACAAGGGCATCAACATCCAGGTGATCTCGACCTCCGAGATCAAGGTGAGCGTGCTGGTGGCCGCCGACTACACCGAGCTTGCTGTCCGCGCGCTGCACACCGCCTACGGCCTGGACGCCGCCTGA
- a CDS encoding class I SAM-dependent methyltransferase gives MIWPFRRRKPATPDSLLQSDPANELYRLFLERGARVHKTAKWHHYFDIYDAFLARYRGQSPTLLEIGVDECGSLEIWREWLGPGARIFGMDINPKSAELAPPGVKVFIGDQADPAFLRQVLAEIGTPDIVVDDGGHTSNQQIESFEVFYPAMTPDGVYIVEDTHTALWGGQWDDRPGMTFLDYAAERVKDLHAWSGIHANFRRYHTHPAERVGAEPEVPEFTRTTRAISFYDSIVAFERGPRREPWQERR, from the coding sequence ATGATCTGGCCTTTCCGCCGCCGCAAGCCGGCCACCCCCGACAGCCTCCTGCAGTCGGACCCCGCGAACGAGCTGTACCGGCTCTTCCTGGAGCGCGGCGCGCGCGTCCACAAGACGGCGAAGTGGCACCACTACTTCGACATCTATGACGCCTTCCTGGCGCGTTATCGCGGCCAGTCGCCGACGCTTCTCGAGATCGGCGTGGATGAATGCGGCTCGCTCGAGATCTGGCGCGAATGGCTCGGCCCCGGCGCCCGCATCTTCGGCATGGACATCAACCCGAAATCGGCCGAGCTGGCGCCCCCCGGCGTGAAGGTCTTCATCGGCGACCAGGCCGACCCCGCCTTCCTGCGCCAAGTGCTGGCCGAGATCGGCACGCCCGACATCGTGGTGGATGACGGCGGCCACACCAGCAACCAGCAGATCGAGAGCTTCGAGGTCTTCTACCCCGCCATGACGCCGGACGGCGTCTATATCGTGGAGGACACCCACACGGCGCTCTGGGGCGGCCAGTGGGACGACCGGCCGGGGATGACCTTCCTCGACTACGCGGCGGAACGTGTGAAGGACCTGCACGCCTGGAGCGGCATCCACGCCAATTTCCGCCGCTACCACACTCATCCGGCCGAGCGCGTGGGGGCCGAGCCCGAGGTGCCGGAATTCACCCGCACCACCCGCGCCATCTCCTTCTACGACAGCATCGTGGCCTTCGAGCGCGGCCCGCGCCGCGAGCCCTGGCAGGAGCGGCGCTGA